One window of the Thermodesulfomicrobium sp. WS genome contains the following:
- the ftsZ gene encoding cell division protein FtsZ, translating to MFTQIESDSLESPAIIKVIGVGGGGGNAINNMIASQLQGVTFIAANTDVQALKTSKAEIKVQLGEKLTKGLGAGANPDVGRDAAMESQGVIRDALGECDMVFVTAGMGGGTGTGAAPVVARVAKEMGALTVAVVTKPFFFEGKRRMQQAERGIKELREIVDSIIVVPNDRLFAIAPKKTPVVEMLVKADEVLHQAVKGISDLIMVPGLINLDFADVKAVMEQMGLAMMGTGVATGEGRAREAAMRAITSPLLDDISIEGARGVILNVTGGYDISMDELNEATSIIHEAVHPDAHVIFGMAFDPECTEELRVTVIATGIQEAQSAPEKTKAAAAAPTPKAKDRPYFVPQGMEGREKNDLSVPTYMRRQQTAAAEERPHPKVRPLRPAEEPEFTFDEEEFEIPSFIRMQAD from the coding sequence ATGTTTACGCAGATCGAATCAGACAGCTTGGAGAGCCCGGCCATCATCAAAGTCATTGGCGTGGGCGGAGGCGGCGGCAATGCCATCAACAACATGATCGCCTCGCAGCTGCAGGGGGTGACCTTCATCGCCGCCAACACGGACGTGCAGGCCCTCAAGACGTCCAAGGCGGAGATCAAGGTCCAACTGGGTGAGAAACTCACCAAGGGACTCGGTGCCGGGGCCAATCCCGACGTGGGGCGGGATGCGGCCATGGAGAGCCAGGGCGTCATTCGCGATGCCTTGGGCGAGTGCGACATGGTGTTCGTCACTGCAGGCATGGGCGGCGGCACCGGCACCGGCGCAGCCCCGGTGGTGGCGCGGGTGGCCAAGGAAATGGGCGCCCTGACTGTGGCCGTGGTCACCAAGCCCTTTTTCTTCGAAGGCAAGCGGCGCATGCAGCAGGCGGAGCGGGGCATCAAGGAATTGCGGGAGATCGTGGACAGCATCATCGTGGTGCCCAATGATCGCCTGTTCGCCATCGCTCCCAAGAAGACCCCGGTGGTGGAGATGCTGGTCAAGGCGGATGAAGTGCTCCATCAGGCGGTCAAGGGCATCTCGGACCTCATCATGGTGCCGGGACTCATCAACCTGGATTTTGCCGACGTGAAGGCGGTCATGGAGCAGATGGGGCTCGCCATGATGGGCACGGGGGTCGCCACGGGCGAAGGCCGGGCGCGTGAGGCGGCCATGCGGGCCATCACCAGCCCGCTGCTCGATGACATCAGCATCGAGGGTGCGCGCGGCGTCATCCTCAATGTGACCGGCGGGTACGACATCTCCATGGATGAGCTCAACGAGGCGACTTCCATCATCCACGAGGCCGTACATCCGGATGCCCACGTGATCTTTGGCATGGCCTTTGATCCCGAGTGCACCGAGGAACTGCGGGTGACGGTCATCGCCACCGGCATTCAGGAGGCGCAAAGCGCCCCGGAAAAGACCAAGGCCGCGGCCGCTGCGCCCACTCCCAAGGCCAAGGACCGGCCGTATTTCGTCCCGCAGGGCATGGAAGGGCGTGAGAAGAACGACCTGTCGGTGCCCACCTACATGCGGCGCCAGCAGACCGCAGCGGCGGAGGAGCGCCCGCACCCCAAGGTGCGCCCCTTGCGTCCTGCGGAGGAACCGGAGTTTACCTTTGACGAGGAGGAGTTCGAGATCCCCTCGTTCATTCGGATGCAGGCTGACTGA
- the ftsA gene encoding cell division protein FtsA encodes MAKSEMIVGLDIGTTKICAVVGEVDGEGVNIVGIGTSPSTGLRKGVVVNIEQTVQSIKRALEEAELMAGCEIRSVYAGIAGSHIKGFNSHGVIAVKGGEVTARDIERVLDAAKAVAIPLDREVIHILPQEYIVDDQTGIIDPLGMAGVRLEVKVHIVTGAVTSAQNIVKSCHKSGLDVEDIVLEALASSKAVLTDEEREIGVALVDIGGGTSDIIIFHGNSIKHTGAVPLGGANLTNDIAFGLRTPTQAAERIKVRYGCALAELVHEDDIIEVPSVGGREPRRLSRQVLAEICEPRMEEMLMLVDQELVRSGYKHLIGAGVVLTGGASRIEGIQELSERIFNLPTRTASPMGVGGLRDVVDNPMYATAVGLLLYGAEQHGQEHRIRIRDTNVFHTILSRMKKWFADIS; translated from the coding sequence CAAATCGGAAATGATTGTGGGCTTGGATATCGGCACCACCAAGATCTGTGCCGTGGTCGGCGAGGTGGATGGCGAAGGGGTCAATATCGTGGGCATTGGCACCAGCCCATCCACCGGGTTGCGCAAAGGCGTGGTGGTGAACATCGAGCAGACCGTGCAGTCCATCAAGCGCGCTCTGGAAGAGGCCGAACTCATGGCGGGCTGCGAGATTCGTTCGGTGTACGCGGGCATTGCTGGAAGCCACATCAAAGGGTTCAACAGTCACGGGGTAATCGCCGTCAAAGGCGGCGAGGTCACGGCCCGGGACATCGAACGGGTGCTCGACGCCGCCAAGGCCGTGGCCATCCCTTTGGACCGGGAAGTGATCCACATCCTGCCCCAAGAATACATCGTGGACGACCAGACCGGCATCATCGATCCCCTCGGCATGGCGGGGGTGCGCCTGGAGGTGAAGGTGCACATCGTCACCGGCGCGGTGACCAGCGCCCAGAACATCGTCAAATCCTGCCACAAATCCGGCCTGGATGTGGAGGACATCGTCCTCGAGGCCCTGGCCTCCAGCAAGGCGGTGCTCACCGACGAAGAGCGGGAGATCGGGGTGGCCCTGGTGGACATCGGCGGCGGTACCTCGGACATCATCATTTTTCATGGCAATTCCATCAAGCATACCGGCGCGGTTCCCTTGGGCGGCGCCAATCTCACCAACGATATCGCCTTTGGTCTGCGCACCCCCACCCAGGCGGCGGAGCGCATCAAGGTGCGTTATGGCTGTGCCTTGGCCGAGTTGGTGCACGAAGACGACATCATCGAGGTCCCCAGCGTGGGCGGCCGTGAGCCGCGCAGACTCTCCCGGCAGGTGCTGGCGGAGATCTGCGAGCCGCGCATGGAGGAGATGCTCATGCTCGTGGATCAGGAATTGGTGCGCTCGGGCTACAAACATCTCATTGGGGCCGGGGTGGTGCTCACCGGCGGCGCTTCGCGCATCGAAGGCATCCAGGAGCTGAGCGAACGCATTTTCAATCTGCCCACGCGGACGGCCTCGCCCATGGGAGTGGGGGGGCTGCGGGACGTCGTGGACAATCCCATGTATGCCACCGCAGTGGGGCTGCTCCTCTATGGGGCGGAACAGCATGGTCAGGAACACCGCATCCGCATCCGGGACACCAATGTCTTTCACACCATCTTGTCGCGCATGAAGAAGTGGTTTGCAGATATTAGCTAA